From a region of the Eretmochelys imbricata isolate rEreImb1 chromosome 6, rEreImb1.hap1, whole genome shotgun sequence genome:
- the LOC144266329 gene encoding olfactory receptor 8U9-like, which produces MEEGNHSEVTEFILSGLTDRPELQIPLFIVFLLIYGITLVGNGGMILLITIDPRLHTPMYFFLSNLSVCDLCISSIISPKMLRNFLAETKSISYTACIVEMHLSIIFADVECLLLAVMAYDRYVAICNPLLYTVTMSRQLCKQLVAGVYAVGVVDSMIYMCCTFWLSFCNSNIINHFFCDVLPLLALSCSDTHINEIVVFAFMSCITVSSFVTVLLSYVYIISIILQICSAEGRRKAFSTCSFHLTAVVLFFGTFLFMYLHPTSSYSMDRDKVTSVFYTLVIPMLNPLIYSLRNTEVKDALRKAMNKLLTNS; this is translated from the coding sequence ATGGAAGAGGGAAATCACTCGGaggtgactgagttcattctctcaggactgacagatcgtccggagctgcagattcccctgtttatagtgttcctactgatttatggtatcaccctggtggggaatggggggatgatcttgttaatcacaATTGATCCCCGACtacacacccccatgtactttttcctcagtaaTTTGTCTGTCTGTGACCTCTGCATTTCCTCAataatttcccctaagatgctgcGGAATTTCTTAGCTGAGACAAAAAGCATTTCTTACACTGCCTGCATTGTGGAAATGCATCTCTCTATCATTTTTGCAGATgttgagtgcctcttgctggctgtgatggcatatgaccgttatgtggccatctgtaacccgctgctctATACAGTCACCATGTCCCggcagctttgtaaacagctggtggctggggtgtacgctgtgggggtggtggattCAATGATATATATGTGTTGTACATTTTGGCTGTCATTCTGCAAttccaacatcatcaatcatttcttctgtgacgtGCTCCCACTGTTGGcgctctcctgttctgacacccacatcaatgagattgtggtgtttgctttcatgagctgcattaCAGTGAgcagctttgtgactgtcctcctctcctatgtctatatcatctcCATCATCCTGCAAATCTGCTCTGCCGAGGGCAggcgcaaagccttctccacctgctctttCCACTTAACTGCTGTGGTCCTGTTTTTTGGCACCttcctcttcatgtatttacatcccacctccagctattccatggacagAGACAAAGTGACCTCAGTGTTTTACACACTGGTGATCCCTATGTTGAACCCTCttatctacagcctgaggaacacagAGGTGAAGGATGccctgaggaaagcaatgaataaactcCTAACCAATTCCTGA